The proteins below are encoded in one region of Mycobacterium pseudokansasii:
- a CDS encoding Rv1681 family radical SAM protein, with product MVILDLMRQVGGLAQGATVEVAVSSPGDRELAEKWCARTGNTLVRADLDEAGAGTVIVRRGHPPDPAEVLGADRLPGVRLWLYTNFHCNLSCDYCCVSSSPQAAHRELGAERIGRIVGEAARWGVRELFLTGGEPFLLPDIATIISTCVETLPTTVLTNGMVFKGRARRALESLPRDGLALQISLDSATPELHDLHRGAGTWEKAVAGIRFALSLGFRVRVAATVAAPGPGELAAFHEFLDALGIAGEDQLVRPIALEGVASKGLSLRRESLVPEVTVTADGVYWHPVAATDERALVSRTIEPLTPALDAVSRLFTEQWARAAEAAALFPCA from the coding sequence ATGGTAATCCTGGACTTGATGCGCCAGGTGGGTGGTCTTGCACAGGGCGCCACCGTCGAGGTTGCCGTCAGCAGTCCCGGCGACCGAGAGCTTGCCGAAAAGTGGTGCGCCCGAACCGGAAACACTCTGGTGCGTGCGGACCTGGACGAGGCGGGAGCCGGTACCGTGATAGTGCGGCGCGGTCATCCGCCCGATCCCGCCGAGGTGCTGGGCGCCGATCGGCTGCCCGGGGTCCGGCTGTGGCTCTATACCAATTTTCATTGCAATCTGTCTTGCGACTACTGCTGTGTCTCCTCGTCGCCGCAGGCTGCGCACCGCGAACTCGGGGCCGAACGAATCGGCCGCATTGTCGGTGAAGCCGCGCGCTGGGGGGTACGGGAGTTGTTCCTCACCGGCGGTGAGCCGTTCCTGCTGCCCGACATCGCCACGATCATCTCGACCTGTGTCGAGACGCTGCCCACCACCGTCCTGACTAACGGGATGGTGTTCAAAGGCCGGGCGCGCCGGGCGCTGGAATCCTTGCCCAGAGATGGGCTCGCCCTGCAGATCAGCCTGGACTCGGCGACGCCGGAGCTGCACGACTTGCATCGCGGCGCCGGGACGTGGGAAAAGGCGGTCGCCGGAATCCGTTTCGCGTTGTCGCTGGGCTTCCGGGTACGCGTGGCCGCGACGGTCGCCGCCCCCGGGCCCGGCGAACTGGCCGCATTTCACGAGTTCCTCGACGCACTCGGCATCGCTGGCGAGGATCAGCTGGTGCGACCGATCGCCTTGGAAGGCGTTGCGTCCAAGGGGTTGTCGCTGCGCCGCGAATCGCTGGTTCCGGAGGTGACCGTCACCGCCGACGGCGTGTACTGGCATCCGGTAGCCGCCACCGACGAGCGGGCCCTGGTGTCGCGGACCATCGAACCGCTGACCCCGGCGCTGGACGCGGTAAGCCGGCTGTTCACCGAGCAGTGGGCGCGGGCCGCCGAGGCGGCCGCGCTGTTCCCGTGCGCGTAG
- a CDS encoding ketopantoate reductase family protein → MKIAIIGCGAMGSIYAAKLTAAGNDVVVIDRQRAGVEQIARHGLRVTGPGYEQLVPLRAATAAPAEAMDLIVLAVKAADVETAARQALPMLGAATAVLTIQNGLGSAETVAGIVGDRRVAVGIASGFGAARIAPGHVRHNAMRAMRFGAYASLPHETVESIARAWTQAGFDAAAVTDIAAMQWEKLICNVAYSAPCALTAMTVGQVMDDPEMGPVSRAAATEAWEVARASGIAVAVTDPVSHVRAFGAAMPDAKPSALLDHEARRISEIDVINGAVPRYGARVGVATPVNATLTAVAKSVEKHWGGC, encoded by the coding sequence ATGAAAATCGCGATAATAGGCTGCGGCGCAATGGGTTCCATCTATGCAGCCAAGCTGACCGCCGCGGGCAATGACGTCGTGGTCATCGATCGGCAGCGGGCCGGCGTCGAGCAGATCGCCCGACACGGGCTGCGGGTCACCGGACCCGGTTATGAGCAGCTGGTGCCGCTGCGGGCCGCCACCGCCGCCCCCGCCGAGGCGATGGACCTGATTGTGCTGGCCGTCAAGGCCGCTGATGTGGAAACCGCTGCGCGGCAGGCGCTTCCGATGCTGGGCGCCGCTACCGCGGTCCTGACCATCCAGAACGGTCTGGGGTCGGCCGAGACCGTCGCCGGTATCGTCGGAGACCGGCGGGTCGCGGTCGGGATCGCCAGCGGCTTCGGCGCGGCGCGGATCGCACCCGGGCACGTGCGCCACAACGCCATGCGCGCCATGCGGTTCGGGGCTTATGCGTCGCTGCCGCACGAGACCGTCGAGTCGATCGCCCGGGCCTGGACCCAAGCCGGTTTCGATGCCGCCGCGGTCACCGACATCGCCGCCATGCAGTGGGAGAAGCTGATCTGCAATGTGGCCTACAGCGCGCCGTGCGCATTGACCGCGATGACGGTGGGCCAGGTGATGGACGACCCGGAGATGGGCCCGGTGAGCCGCGCGGCCGCGACCGAGGCGTGGGAGGTAGCGCGGGCATCGGGTATTGCGGTGGCGGTGACTGACCCCGTCTCCCATGTCCGGGCCTTCGGCGCGGCGATGCCCGACGCGAAGCCGTCGGCCCTGCTGGACCACGAAGCGCGCCGGATCAGCGAGATCGACGTCATCAACGGTGCGGTCCCGCGGTACGGCGCCCGGGTCGGGGTGGCGACGCCGGTGAATGCGACCTTGACGGCGGTGGCCAAGTCGGTGGAAAAGCATTGGGGCGGCTGCTGA
- a CDS encoding enolase C-terminal domain-like protein, with protein MRLTAVREHPVALHGGPANAVVNFAHHTVSLVAVVTDVVRHGKPATGVAFNSIGRFAQSGILRDRMTPRLMSAAPDALLDQCGRIDPAAVLAAALTDEKPGGHGDRAAAAAALELACWDLTAKLDDEPAYATIARHFGRTPAPAVAVYAAGGYYHPGRGLAGLRDEMRGYLDQGYDAVKMKIGGAALPDDLARIEAVIDVVGAERIAVDANGRFDRSAATHWATALAPYGLRWYEEPGDPLDFELNREVTAYYDGAIATGENLFSVPDVTNLVRYGGMRPGRDVFQMDAGLSYGLGEYARMLQVIEAHGFDRRFAFPHGGHLINLHIAAALGLGGCESYPGVFQPFGGYPDECAVTEGRISPTDAPGFGLEQKPGLADLITELTA; from the coding sequence ATGCGGCTCACCGCGGTCCGGGAACACCCGGTCGCACTGCACGGAGGCCCCGCCAACGCCGTCGTCAACTTCGCCCACCACACGGTGTCGCTGGTGGCAGTGGTCACCGACGTGGTCCGGCACGGAAAGCCCGCCACCGGGGTGGCATTCAACTCGATCGGGCGATTCGCCCAGAGCGGGATCCTGCGTGACCGGATGACCCCCCGCCTGATGTCGGCAGCCCCGGACGCCCTCCTGGATCAATGCGGCCGGATCGACCCCGCCGCCGTCTTGGCAGCTGCGCTGACCGACGAGAAGCCGGGCGGCCACGGCGACCGGGCGGCCGCGGCCGCCGCCCTGGAACTGGCGTGCTGGGACCTTACCGCCAAACTCGACGACGAACCCGCCTACGCGACCATCGCACGTCATTTCGGGCGAACCCCGGCGCCCGCGGTCGCGGTGTATGCCGCCGGCGGCTACTACCACCCGGGACGCGGCCTGGCCGGGTTGCGCGACGAGATGCGCGGCTATCTCGATCAGGGCTATGACGCGGTCAAGATGAAGATCGGCGGCGCCGCGTTGCCCGACGACCTCGCCCGCATCGAGGCGGTGATCGACGTCGTGGGCGCCGAACGCATCGCGGTCGACGCGAACGGCCGGTTCGACCGGTCCGCCGCGACGCACTGGGCGACCGCGCTGGCGCCTTACGGCCTGCGCTGGTACGAAGAGCCCGGTGATCCACTCGATTTCGAACTGAACCGCGAGGTGACTGCCTACTACGACGGCGCGATAGCCACCGGTGAAAACCTGTTCTCGGTGCCCGACGTGACCAACCTGGTCCGCTACGGCGGCATGCGGCCCGGCCGCGACGTCTTCCAGATGGACGCCGGCCTGAGCTACGGGCTGGGTGAGTATGCGCGGATGCTCCAGGTGATCGAGGCGCACGGATTCGATCGGAGGTTCGCCTTCCCGCACGGCGGGCACCTGATCAACCTGCACATCGCGGCGGCCCTGGGGCTGGGCGGTTGCGAGTCCTACCCGGGAGTTTTCCAGCCCTTCGGCGGATATCCCGACGAGTGCGCGGTAACCGAGGGCCGGATCTCGCCGACGGACGCGCCGGGCTTCGGGCTCGAGCAGAAACCCGGCTTAGCCGACCTGATCACCGAGCTGACGGCATAG
- a CDS encoding nitroreductase family deazaflavin-dependent oxidoreductase: protein MQFPQRLARFNRHVTNPIQRMWAGWLPPFAIIEHVGRRSGKPYRTPVNAFDAAVDGKPGVAIVLTYGPDRDWLKNLTAAGGGRMRRRAKVFGITDPRVVSMAEAASHVTRGWRPVFARLPFEDAVLFTRTS, encoded by the coding sequence ATGCAGTTTCCGCAACGGCTCGCCCGGTTCAACCGCCATGTCACCAATCCCATTCAGCGGATGTGGGCCGGCTGGCTGCCCCCGTTCGCGATCATCGAGCACGTCGGACGGCGCTCCGGCAAGCCGTACCGCACCCCGGTCAACGCCTTCGACGCCGCCGTCGACGGCAAGCCCGGCGTGGCGATCGTGCTCACCTACGGCCCGGACCGGGACTGGCTGAAAAACCTCACGGCGGCGGGCGGCGGGCGAATGCGCCGGCGCGCCAAGGTATTTGGCATCACCGATCCGCGGGTGGTGAGCATGGCCGAGGCGGCCTCGCACGTGACCCGCGGCTGGCGGCCAGTTTTCGCGCGGCTGCCGTTCGAAGACGCGGTGCTGTTTACCCGGACCTCCTGA
- a CDS encoding DUF427 domain-containing protein encodes MIRAVWNGTVLAEVAQTVRVEGNHYFPPESVRREYLIDSPTTSICPWKGVANYYTVVVDGQTNPDAAWYYPDPSPRASDIKNHVAFWRGVSIEGRPG; translated from the coding sequence ATGATTCGCGCCGTATGGAACGGGACCGTGCTCGCAGAAGTGGCGCAGACCGTCAGGGTGGAGGGCAATCACTACTTCCCGCCGGAATCGGTGCGCCGCGAGTATTTGATCGACAGCCCCACCACGTCGATATGCCCGTGGAAAGGGGTGGCCAACTACTACACCGTCGTGGTGGACGGCCAGACCAACCCGGACGCTGCCTGGTATTACCCGGACCCCAGCCCGCGGGCCAGCGACATCAAGAACCACGTGGCGTTCTGGCGGGGTGTGAGCATCGAGGGCCGGCCGGGCTAA